A region from the Methanosphaera sp. WGK6 genome encodes:
- a CDS encoding zinc ribbon domain-containing protein has protein sequence MRKCSKCGTDNPDFINICTKCGEDLGYDNRHYPQEDKTNEKIEKTEKHKTKKIDAETLEKRIQQQTTYDYDDYEKTDTKFTLENFRKLVIVAIIVLVILLAASYIPAQMTEQDREDFINMETDTLLNQSNTTSTVLRNVDSGNLTSENITQIKNSYESVYLNLSEYKNSTNNETRKGFLELQIELNGHLRNAANSLEKIYENRSDTNSKISYVNEMEAANNVVTRIDDYFESHQDIKTEFINNDLYKYF, from the coding sequence ATGAGAAAATGTTCAAAATGTGGAACAGATAATCCTGACTTTATTAATATATGTACAAAGTGTGGTGAAGATTTAGGATATGATAATAGACACTATCCACAAGAAGATAAAACTAATGAAAAAATTGAAAAAACAGAAAAACATAAAACAAAAAAAATAGATGCTGAAACATTAGAAAAAAGAATACAACAACAAACAACATATGACTATGATGACTATGAAAAAACAGATACAAAATTTACACTAGAAAATTTTAGAAAACTTGTTATAGTAGCAATTATTGTATTAGTCATACTACTTGCTGCAAGTTATATTCCTGCACAAATGACTGAACAAGACAGAGAAGACTTTATTAACATGGAAACTGATACATTATTAAACCAATCAAACACAACTAGTACTGTGCTTAGAAATGTAGATTCTGGAAATTTAACCTCTGAAAATATAACACAAATAAAAAATTCATATGAAAGTGTATATTTAAATCTGTCAGAATATAAAAATTCTACAAATAATGAAACACGAAAAGGATTTTTAGAATTACAAATAGAATTAAATGGACATCTACGTAATGCAGCAAATAGTTTAGAGAAGATATATGAAAATAGGTCTGATACAAATAGTAAGATATCTTATGTAAATGAAATGGAAGCTGCAAATAATGTTGTAACAAGGATAGATGATTACTTTGAAAGTCATCAAGATATCAAAACTGAGTTTATTAATAATGATTTATACAAATATTTCTAA